A genomic window from Candidatus Edwardsbacteria bacterium includes:
- a CDS encoding class I SAM-dependent rRNA methyltransferase, whose amino-acid sequence MKTILLRKNQERRIKAGHPWVFSNEIWKMPERLYPGEDVQVSDSRGHLIGSGFYNPHSLISVRIYSRERREFDRELIRERLKQADDLRQRFYPGSKFYRLCYGESDGLPGLIIDRYDNQLVLEIMSLGTDCRREFVVEALKEMFDPECIYERSDSYSRKLEGLAPAIGQLHGRLRPEVIIEENGLKFSADLMHGQKTGWFFDQRDNRAALHPYVRGRTVLDCFCHTGAFAINAAAGGASEVTGMDISEPAIGMASKNAGLNGLQQTCRFRKADVMQELKIMSESDVKYDLVILDPPAFAKNKKSVEPALKGYKEINLRAMKLLPRGGILVSCSCSYHIEEEQFRVMLVDAARDAGRTIKLLEFRHQAKDHPVLLASKETQYLKCAFMAIE is encoded by the coding sequence ATGAAAACAATTTTATTGCGCAAGAACCAGGAACGCCGGATCAAGGCCGGGCACCCCTGGGTGTTCTCCAACGAGATCTGGAAAATGCCGGAGAGGCTGTATCCCGGCGAGGACGTCCAGGTGTCCGACTCCCGGGGCCACCTGATCGGCAGCGGTTTCTACAACCCCCATTCGCTGATCTCGGTGAGGATCTATTCCCGGGAGCGGCGGGAGTTCGACCGGGAGCTGATCAGGGAACGGCTGAAGCAGGCCGACGACCTGCGGCAGAGGTTCTATCCCGGGTCCAAATTCTACCGTTTGTGCTACGGGGAGTCCGACGGCCTGCCGGGGCTGATAATCGACCGCTACGACAACCAGCTGGTGCTGGAGATCATGTCCCTGGGAACCGACTGCCGCCGGGAGTTCGTGGTGGAGGCACTCAAAGAAATGTTCGATCCGGAATGCATCTACGAGCGGAGCGACAGCTACTCCCGCAAGCTGGAGGGTCTGGCCCCGGCCATCGGCCAGCTGCACGGCCGGCTAAGGCCGGAGGTGATCATCGAGGAGAACGGCCTGAAATTCTCGGCCGACCTGATGCACGGCCAGAAGACCGGCTGGTTCTTCGACCAGCGGGACAACCGGGCGGCCCTGCATCCCTACGTCAGGGGCCGGACGGTGCTGGACTGCTTCTGCCACACCGGGGCCTTTGCCATAAACGCGGCGGCCGGCGGGGCCTCCGAGGTCACCGGGATGGACATTTCGGAACCGGCCATCGGGATGGCTTCAAAGAATGCCGGGCTCAACGGTCTGCAGCAGACCTGCCGGTTCCGCAAGGCCGATGTGATGCAGGAGCTGAAGATCATGTCCGAATCCGATGTCAAGTACGACCTGGTGATCCTGGATCCCCCGGCCTTCGCCAAGAACAAAAAATCCGTGGAGCCGGCCCTCAAGGGCTACAAGGAGATAAACCTGAGGGCCATGAAGCTCCTGCCGCGGGGCGGGATCCTGGTGTCCTGCTCCTGCTCCTATCACATCGAGGAGGAGCAGTTCCGGGTAATGCTGGTGGACGCCGCCCGGGACGCCGGGCGGACCATCAAGCTGCTGGAGTTCCGGCACCAGGCCAAGGACCATCCGGTGCTGCTGGCCAGCAAGGAGACCCAGTACCTGAAGTGCGCCTTTATGGCCATAGAGTGA